From the genome of Colletotrichum higginsianum IMI 349063 chromosome 4, whole genome shotgun sequence, one region includes:
- a CDS encoding Glucanase, protein MVVAQLLLAAALAPAAALAGPFKLRDVNSYDGKATPYERKVNSYEGKVTAYEGKVASYEGNPLADRQLFINPTYVDEIKTLAIPQLTGELAEKAAKVAEVPTFSWLDTRENISLMNSTLAQIRKLNQEGANPPYAGTYVIYNFPDRDCSAKASAGELLIADGGVEKYKKEYIDPIAALAKEYSDVRQVFVYEPDGLANLITNMAVPKCAGAADAYKEGTEYALKTLNLENVAIYVDVGHAGWLGWEDSLAPTAELYAELYKKAGSPKSVRGTCSNVSNFNGWNLTTAPPYTAPSENWDESKFHAALAPHLREAGFPAHFIVDQGRSGKQPTGRETWGDWCNIKDTGFGPRPTVQTGVETLDAVVWVKPGGQADGTSDTTAVRYDEKCSSNSSVVPAPEAGSWFQEYFVQLLENANPPF, encoded by the exons ATGGTCGTAGcacagcttcttctcgccgcAGCACTTGCGCCGGCTGCTGCCCTGGCGGGGCCCTTTAAACTCCGTGACGTCAACTCCTACGATGGAAAGGCCACCCCCTACGAGAGAAAGGTCAACTCCTACGAGGGAAAGGTCACCGCTTACGAGGGAAAGGTCGCCTCCTACGAGGGAAACCCATTGGCCGACAGACAGCTGTTCATCAACCCCACATACGTCGACGAGATCAAGACCCTCGCCATCCCCCAGCTGACCGGCGAGCTcgcggagaaggcggccaaggtcgccgaggTGCCCACGTTCTCATGGCT TGACACTCGCGAGAACATCAGCCTGATGAACAGCACCCTCGCGCAGATCCGCAAGCTCAACCAGGAAGGCGCCAACCCGCCGTACGCCGGCACCTATGTCATCTACAACTTCCCCGACCGCGACTGCTCCGCCAAGGCATCGGCAGGCGAGCTCTTgatcgccgacggcggcgttgagaaGTACAAGAAGGAGTACATCGACCCCATCGCGGCGTTGGCCAAGGAGTACTCCGACGTCCGCCAGGTCTTTGTCTACG AACCTGATGGACTTGCCAATCTTATTACG AACATGGCCGTCCCCAAgtgcgccggcgccgccgatgcgtACAAGGAGGGAACTGAATACGCTTTGAAGACACTCAACCTCGAGAACGTCGCCATCTACGTCGATGTAGGCCACGCAGGTTGGCTGGGCTGGGAGGATTCTCTAGCTCCTACGGCAGAGCTCTATGCTGAGCTGTACAAGAAGGCCGGGTCGCCGAAGTCGGTTAGGGGAACGTGTAGTAACGTGTCCAACTTTAATGGCTGGAACTTGACGACTGCGCCCCCGTACACGGCGCCAAGTGAGAATTGGGACGAGTCCAAGTTCCACgcggcgttggcgccgcACCTGCGTGAGGCGGGCTTCCCGGCCCACTTCATCGTCGACCAGGGCCGCAGCGGCAAGCAGCCGACGGGACGGGAGACGTGGGGTGACTGGTGCAACATCAAGGACACGGGATTCGGGCCGCGGCCGACGGTGCAGACGGGGGTCGAGACGCTGGACGCCGTGGTCTGGGTCAAGCCGGGCGGCCAGGCGGACGGCACCAGCGACACGACGGCGGTGCGCTATGATGAGAAGTGCAGCTCGAATTCGTCCGtcgtgccggcgccggaggcCGGTTCCTGGTTCCAGGAGTACTTTGTGCAGCTGTTGGAAAACGCCAACCCTCCGTTTTAA